In Roseibium algicola, the DNA window CTTGCCGCGGACAACCCGCAGCGCGGGCTCACCGACATGCTCCAGTTCGCCTATAAGTTCCAATAGACTTAGCGGGCACTTGCGATCACGTCGCGTGCGGCGCGCTGGCCTGAAAGCCAGCCGCCGTGCACTGTTGCCGGATAGTCCTGGGCGGTGGCTTCTCCCGCAAAGAAGACCCTTCCATTGAGGTCGGCAGCCAGTGCTTTTCTTGCTCGCGGCTCCACCCCGATAGGCAGGAACGAGTAGGATCCTCGCGTTCGTTCGTTTTGCTGCCAGGCGGAACTTATGCTGGCGTCAGGCGGCGGTATGTCGCGGCCGAACATGGTCTGAAGCGCTTCGAAGGCCGCCTGTCTGCGATTCTCTTCACCAAGTTTCTCAAGGTTCTGAGCAAATTCGCCGACGTTCAGCGCACATAGAATCGGTTTTCCGGTCACGGGCGAAAGATTCGGCCAGTAGGCAAAAGTGCCGGGCTTGCCGGATATGCGGCCGAAGTTGTGGACAGTTTCATCCCAGAACGCTTCCGGGAACGAGAGATAGATTTTATCAAGCACGCCCATGCGCAGGGAACTGACGGCGTTGCGCTTGTTGTCAGGAAGACCAGGTGAAAAGACGATGTCGCCAGCCTTCAGGACACCCAGAGACACTGCGCAGATTGCAAAATCGGCCTCCAGTACACCGTTCTCAGTTCTTACCGAAACGCCCCTTTGGGAATGGTCGATTTGGGTCACGACGGTTTCGGTCTGGATGGTCAATCCCTCCGCCACCCCCAATGCAATCTTGTCATAGCCCTGCGGAAGCACGGCGTCGGGTCCCTCAAAGGCACCGCCTTCTTCAACGGCTGCAAGCGAAAGGTTGCTCACTGGGGCTGCAAATTCCTGCTCCAGCAGAATATGCGCCATGAAGCCGAGTTCAGCGTCAGTGAGGCTCGACAGGGCTCGTTGCCGGCGTATCTTTTCAATGGCATTGGCTGCCGATATCCGGGTGAGGGAGGTTTCAGTGTCGTCCAGAAAATCTTCCAGGGCGTTCGCGAAAGTCTCGAAGCGTTCGACTGCTCTGCCACCGTTGCCGGTCAGGTCGAAGACCTCCTCGTTGTCGTAGTCCCACTCG includes these proteins:
- a CDS encoding flavin monoamine oxidase family protein, which gives rise to MVTSRRLFLTGILAAFNGLPLLTRTSSSQPVAGQRVVVVGAGIAGLTAARTLADAGFSVTVLEAGNRIGGRLHTDRSLGVPLDLGASWIHGTRSNPITALAQRFAQPMFEWDYDNEEVFDLTGNGGRAVERFETFANALEDFLDDTETSLTRISAANAIEKIRRQRALSSLTDAELGFMAHILLEQEFAAPVSNLSLAAVEEGGAFEGPDAVLPQGYDKIALGVAEGLTIQTETVVTQIDHSQRGVSVRTENGVLEADFAICAVSLGVLKAGDIVFSPGLPDNKRNAVSSLRMGVLDKIYLSFPEAFWDETVHNFGRISGKPGTFAYWPNLSPVTGKPILCALNVGEFAQNLEKLGEENRRQAAFEALQTMFGRDIPPPDASISSAWQQNERTRGSYSFLPIGVEPRARKALAADLNGRVFFAGEATAQDYPATVHGGWLSGQRAARDVIASAR